The Cucumis melo cultivar AY chromosome 6, USDA_Cmelo_AY_1.0, whole genome shotgun sequence genome includes a region encoding these proteins:
- the LOC103491875 gene encoding uncharacterized protein LOC103491875, which produces MDSDDLDDVPLARLLKKTNVPEVTVQIPAALFVSIHSQESSSIEGVFVPTPGIPLASNVQPGPSMHSPPSLSLPFAPDDAHAYVPDNVPGDVSVAPEGKTDFQSDENEVDPSNPDVCTEEVSTNADDTPATTLSSSEVPVAQKPIKRKSQQNRRNITTKTGRKKIPPNIPSVPIDGISFHHEENVQRLKFMVQQRLAVEVNVSDKHQSCMSIMDLIKRAGNVVDIDCSPSSPSTDVLASVLSGGTLSTWLVNGIPAVALSIKYAILHKIGIANWFPSSHASSVSAVLGTFLYQICNDNKVNTGALIYNQLLRHVGSFGVKVPIALRDFSRVYYFT; this is translated from the exons ATGGACTCAGATGATCTGGATGATGTCCCTTTAGCTCGTTTGTTGAAGAAGACCAATGTCCCAGAGGTTACTGTTCAAATACCAGCGGCTCTTTTCGTGTCTATTCATTCTCAAGAAAGCTCGTCGATTGAGGGAGTATTTGTTCCTACTCCCGGTATTCCTCTAGCTTCTAATGTTCAACCTGGTCCATCGATGCATTCCCCTCCTTCTTTGTCACTTCCCTTTGCACCAGATGATGCCCATGCATATGTTCCTGATAATGTTCCTGGTGATGTTTCTGTTGCACCTGAAGGGAAAACCGACTTTCAAAGTGATGAGAATGAGGTAGACCCTTCAAACCCTGATGTGTGCACTGAAGAAGTTTCCACAAATGCTGATGATACTCCTGCTACTACACTCAGTTCTTCTGAAGTCCCGGTTGCACAGAAGCCAATCAAGAGGAAATCACAACAAAATCGGCGTAATATAACCACCAAAACAGGCAGAAAGAAGATTCCTCCTAATATTCCATCTGTTCCCATTGATGGAATCTCGTTTCATCACGAGGAGAATGTTCAGCGTTTGAAGTTCATGGTTCAGCAGCGATTAGCAGTTGAGGTAAATGTTTCTGACAAACATCAATCTTGCATGAGTATCATGGACCTCATTAAAAGAGCAG GAAATGTTGTTGATATTGACTGTTCTCCATCATCTCCCTCCACTGATGTTCTGGCTTCTGTATTATCTGGTGGGACTCTGTCTACGTGGCTTGTCAATGGAATCCCTGCAGTCGCTCTTAGCATCAAATATGCCATTCTGCATAAGATTGGTATTGCTAATTGGTTCCCCTCCTCTCATGCCTCCAGTGTATCTGCAGTCTTAGGAACTTTTTTGTATCAAATCTGTAATGACAATAAGGTGAATACAGGTGCTTTAATATATAATCAGCTGTTAAGGCATGTTGGTTCGTTTGGGGTCAAGGTTCCAATTGCTCTCCGCGATTTTTCTCGAGTCTACTACTTCACTTAA